AACGCCTCCCAGAATGACAAGGACTTCATCGCGGCGGTGAACTGGCAGGTGGCCGAGCAGTGCGTGGCGCAGGGCAAGGCGAAGCGCTGGCCCACCCGGTACGCCCACAACTGGGTGGACGCCGGGGACGTGGCGCACTCGGAGATGGTGAGCGGCTCGACGGTCCTGGAGCCGTCGGACTGCCCCGGCATGGTGTACTACCTGCCGACCCCGAAGTCGCCGCACGGCGTGGACGTCGACCCGACCGGCGAGTTCATCTCCGCCGGCGGCAAGCTCGCCACCGTGATCCCGGTCTTCGGGTACAGCCGCATGGCGAAGGCCATCGCCGACAAGGCCGTGGACCGCGAGATCGGCGGCATCCCCGTCCTCACGTACGAGTCGGTGATCTCCTGCGAGGTGAAGGAGCCGGGCCTGGGCCCGCTGCACACCGAGTTCGACGACAAGGGCAACGCCTACACCTCCATGTTCGTCTCGTCCGAGATCGTGAAGTGGCGGGTCAAGGACTGCGCGGTGCTGGACCGGATCCCGACCTACTACGCGATCGGGCACCTGCTGGTCCCCGGGGGGGACACCCGGAAGCCCGACGGCAAGTACGTGATCGCCCTCAACAAGATCACCAAGGACCGCTACCTCCCCACCGGCCCCGAGCTGGCCCAGTCGGCGCAGCTGATCGACATCACGGGCGACAAGATGCAGCTCCTGCTCGACTTCCCGACCATCGGCGAGCCGCACTACGCCCAGGCCATCGCCGCCTCCGCGATCCGCGACCGGCAGATCCGGACCTTCCCGCTGACCGAGAACACGGACCCGTTCGCGACGCGGCAGGAGAAGGACGCCCGGGTGGAGCGGAAGGGCAACGTGGTGCACGTCTACATGACCGCGATCCGCAGCCACTTCATGCCCGACAACATCGAGGGGATCGAGGTCGGCGACAGCGTGTACTTCCACGTGACGAACCTCGAGCAGGACTGGGACGTGCCGCACGGCTTCGCGATCACCGGAGCCAACAACTCCGAGCTCCTGGTGATGCCGGGCCAGACGCGGACGCTCGCGTGGGTGCCCCAGCGGCCGGGCGTGCTGCCCTTCTACTGCACCGACTTCTGCTCGGCGCTGCACCAGGAGATGCAGGGCTACATCCGGATCTCGGCCCGGGGAGCGGGTGTTCCGCTCACCTTCAATACCTCGAAGTGACCCCGGACGGCCGGCCCGGGGCGCTCCGCCCCGGGCCGGCCATCGGGCAGGAAGACCCATGGCACGCACCTCCCGTCTCTGGCTCGCCGCCGCCGCGCTCTCGCTGGCGCTGGTCTACTGGCTGCCGCTGTGGCATATCGGGCTCCAGGCCCCGCAGTACCCCGAGGGGCTCGGGCTCTACATCGCCGTCAACCGGATCGTGGGGGAGAAGCCCCAGGACCTGGAGAGCATCAACAACCTGAATCACTACATCGGCATGAAGCGCATCACCCCGGCCGACATCCCGGAACTGCGGTACATGCCGTGGCTGGTCGCGGGCCTCATGGGCATCGGGCTGCTGGCGGCGCTGACCGGGAAGCGGCCGCTGCTCTATGCCTGGGTGGGACTGTTCCTGGCGGGCGCGCTGGCGGGACTCGCCGACTTCTACCGCTGGGGTTATGACTACGGTCACAACCTCGATCCGGACGCGATCATCAAGATCCCCGGCATGACGTACCAGCCGCCCCTCCTCGGCGCCAAGCAGCTGCTCAACTTCTACGCCACCTCGTGGCCCGCGTCCGGCGGGATGGTCCTGATCGCGGCCATCCTCGTGGGCGTGGTCCTCGCGGCGCGGGAATACCGCGGGGCGCGCCGCACGCCGGCGGTACCGCACTCCGCCGCGGTCATCGCCTGATGCGGACGTGGCCCGGGAGCTGGCGCGCCGGCGTCCCCGGTGGGGTGCTCCTCGCCCTGCTGGTCGTGGCCTGCGCCCCGCGCGGGCCCCGCCCGCTGGCGCTGGGCCGCGAGCCGTGCGCCCACTGCCACATGACCATCATGCAGGAGCGCTTCACGGCGCAGGCCATCCTGCCGACCGGCAAGTCCTTCGTCTTCGACGACGTGGGCTGCCTGGCCAGCTGGCTGGCGGCCAGCCCCGACGTCCCGGCCTCGGTCTGGGTGTGGAGCGCGGTCCCGGGCGAGGGCTGGCTGCCGGCGGCCGACGCGGTGTATATCCACAGCGACAGCCTCCGGACCCCGATGGGTGGCAACCTCGCGGCGGCGCGTCCCGGCACCGGGGCCGACAGCCTCCGGGCGGCCCTCGGCGGCGCCCTGCGCGCCTGGGCCGAGATCCGGAACACCCGCCCCCCACCACCGGCGTCCTGATGCTGCTCCTCGCGGTCACCCTCGCCGCGCTCCCCCCGCGCACCCATGTTGTCGAGCCTGGCGGCCCGCTGTCGACGGTCAGCGCCGCGCTGGCCCTGGCCGGGGATGGTGACACCATCGTGATCCGCCCGGGGACCTACCATGAGCCCGAACTGCGGATCAGCCGCCGGCTCACCCTGCGGGGCGAGGGCTGGCCGGTGCTCGTGGGGGGGAACCACCAGATCCTCACCGTGACCGCCGACAGCGTGACGATCACGGGCCTGGTGCTGCGGGACATCAGCCCGAGCGCCACCGACGACCGCGCGGCCATCAAGGTCCGCGAGGCCCGCGGCTGCCGGCTGGAGAACAACACCCTGCTCGACACCTTCTTCGGGATCTACCTGTCCGGGGTCACCGGGTGCGTCGTGCGCGGCAACCGGGTGCGCGGCCATGGCACGACCGAGGCCCTGACCGGGAATGCCATTCATGCCTGGAGCTCGAGCGGACTGCTGATCGAGGACAACGTGGTCCGGGGGCACCGCGACGGCATCTACTTCGAGTTCACCAGCGACGCCACCGTGCGTGGCAACACCAGCACCGGCCAGCTGCGCTACGGCCTGCACTTCATGTTCTCCAACGGGTGCCGCTACCAGGACAATACCTTCGACGGGAACGGGGCCGGGGTGGCCGTGATGTACAGCCACCACGTGGTCATGACGGGCAACACCTTCCGGCGCAGCTGGGGCAGCGCGGCCTACGGCCTGCTCCTCAAGGAGATCAGCGACAGCCGGCTGGAGCGGAATCGGTTCGACCAGAACACCATCGGACTGTACGCCGAGGGCACCAACCGGGTGCTGGCGCGGGGCAACGAGTTCCTGGGCAACGGCTGGGGCGTGCAGGTGATGGCCGACGCGCAGGACACGCGCTTCGAGCGCAACCGCTTCGCGGGCAACTCGTTTGACGTGAGCACCAACAGCGTGAACGCGGCCAGCGCCTTCCGGGAGAACGCCTGGGACCGGTACACCGGCTACGACCTCGACCGCGACGGCTATGGCGACGTGCCCTTCGCGCCGGTACGGCTCTTCGCGGTGGTCGTGCAGCAGCACGAGCCGGCGCTGATCCTGCTGCGCAGCTTCTTCGTGTCGCTGCTCGACGCCGCCGAACGGGTGGCCCCGGTGCTGACGCCCCGGACGATGGAAGACCCCCGCCCCATGATGCAGTGGACCGCGACGGCCCCATGACCGCCGTCACCGCCCGCGGGATCACCAAGCGCTTCGGGCGCCTCGAGGCGCTCCGGGGCGTGGACCTCACCGTCCCCGCGGGCCGCATCACGGGACTCGTGGGGCCGAACGCCGCCGGCAAGAGCACCCTGATCAAGGCGATCCTGGGCCTGGTGCGGCCGGACGCCGGCGAGCTCTC
The Gemmatimonadota bacterium DNA segment above includes these coding regions:
- a CDS encoding nitrous oxide reductase accessory protein NosL, whose product is MRTWPGSWRAGVPGGVLLALLVVACAPRGPRPLALGREPCAHCHMTIMQERFTAQAILPTGKSFVFDDVGCLASWLAASPDVPASVWVWSAVPGEGWLPAADAVYIHSDSLRTPMGGNLAAARPGTGADSLRAALGGALRAWAEIRNTRPPPPAS
- the nosZ gene encoding Sec-dependent nitrous-oxide reductase, producing the protein MRALPFFRTSLASAGLAAAVLATACAKPAAQAGGTGDAASRVYVAPGQYDEFYMFASGGFSGQLAVYGLPSGRLLRVIPVFSQDGEKAYGYSEQSKPMLQTSYGFVPWDDSHHPSLSKTDALNDGRWIFINGNNTPRVARIDLAEMNTKEIIEIPNAAGNHASPFVTQGTEYVVAATRFSVPTPQRDVPIASYKENFGGQISFIAVDPKTGKMTLAFQIHMPGFDYDLARPGKGPSHGWAFFTSYNSEQANTLKERNASQNDKDFIAAVNWQVAEQCVAQGKAKRWPTRYAHNWVDAGDVAHSEMVSGSTVLEPSDCPGMVYYLPTPKSPHGVDVDPTGEFISAGGKLATVIPVFGYSRMAKAIADKAVDREIGGIPVLTYESVISCEVKEPGLGPLHTEFDDKGNAYTSMFVSSEIVKWRVKDCAVLDRIPTYYAIGHLLVPGGDTRKPDGKYVIALNKITKDRYLPTGPELAQSAQLIDITGDKMQLLLDFPTIGEPHYAQAIAASAIRDRQIRTFPLTENTDPFATRQEKDARVERKGNVVHVYMTAIRSHFMPDNIEGIEVGDSVYFHVTNLEQDWDVPHGFAITGANNSELLVMPGQTRTLAWVPQRPGVLPFYCTDFCSALHQEMQGYIRISARGAGVPLTFNTSK
- a CDS encoding nitrous oxide reductase family maturation protein NosD encodes the protein MLLLAVTLAALPPRTHVVEPGGPLSTVSAALALAGDGDTIVIRPGTYHEPELRISRRLTLRGEGWPVLVGGNHQILTVTADSVTITGLVLRDISPSATDDRAAIKVREARGCRLENNTLLDTFFGIYLSGVTGCVVRGNRVRGHGTTEALTGNAIHAWSSSGLLIEDNVVRGHRDGIYFEFTSDATVRGNTSTGQLRYGLHFMFSNGCRYQDNTFDGNGAGVAVMYSHHVVMTGNTFRRSWGSAAYGLLLKEISDSRLERNRFDQNTIGLYAEGTNRVLARGNEFLGNGWGVQVMADAQDTRFERNRFAGNSFDVSTNSVNAASAFRENAWDRYTGYDLDRDGYGDVPFAPVRLFAVVVQQHEPALILLRSFFVSLLDAAERVAPVLTPRTMEDPRPMMQWTATAP